CCGGTGCCTCCCCTCATTTTTATGAATTTACACCCAGGCAGCTGGCCGGACTTTCGGGGACCGAAACTATATTTGCTATAGGGTATGGACTTGACGACTGGGTTCTTAAGGCAGCAGAGGCGATTGAGGGGGTGGGTATAGTTGTTGTGGATAACGGTATAGAACTTCGTGAGAACGCAGAAGATGAGCATGGAGATGAAGAAGAACATGAAGAAGATGAGCATGGAGATGAAGAAGAACACGAAGAGCATGGTCCTATAAACCCGCATTACTGGTTACATTTTGGTAATGCGCGCGCGATAGCCGATACCGTAGCTGAAGAGTTAAGCCGTATAGATTCAGCTAACGCAGAAACATATCGCGCAAATGCTGAGGCATACAAAGCCGTTCTTTTAGCTGAGGAACAGCTCTTGAAAGAAAGAATTGTCCTGCTTACTACAAAAGATCTTTTGACTTTCCACGACAGCTGGTACTATTTTGCTGATAATTTTGGACTTAACATAGTGGGGACTTTTGAGCCAAGCGCGGGAAGAGAGCCAACTCCCAGGTATTTATCTGATTTGCGTGATAAGGTGCGGGAGCATGGTGTAAGTGTTATATTTAGCGAACCTCAGTACTCTAATGCCGCTTTTACCCCTTTTGTAAATGACAACAACCTAGGGTTTGCTGTTTTAGACCCTATCGGGGGAACAAACGAAATACCTTCTTTTGTAGAGCTCATGCGTTATAATGTAAACACAGCTCTTGAGGCTCTTAAGTAAATCTAAATGGAAGAAAACGTTATACAAGTAAAGGGGCTTTCTTTTTCCTATGGCGCAAACGAGGTTTTGTCAGACATTAGTTTTGGCGTACCAAAAGGCTCTATAACATTTATTGTCGGCCCAAACGGTTCAGGAAAAACAACTCTTTTAAAGTTGCTTCTTGGTCTTTTAAAGCCGTCTCAGGGAGAAATTAATGTTTTTGGAAAAAGCCCCAGAGAAATAAGAAAAGATGTAGGTTATGT
This Candidatus Spechtbacterales bacterium DNA region includes the following protein-coding sequences:
- a CDS encoding metal ABC transporter substrate-binding protein, which codes for GASPHFYEFTPRQLAGLSGTETIFAIGYGLDDWVLKAAEAIEGVGIVVVDNGIELRENAEDEHGDEEEHEEDEHGDEEEHEEHGPINPHYWLHFGNARAIADTVAEELSRIDSANAETYRANAEAYKAVLLAEEQLLKERIVLLTTKDLLTFHDSWYYFADNFGLNIVGTFEPSAGREPTPRYLSDLRDKVREHGVSVIFSEPQYSNAAFTPFVNDNNLGFAVLDPIGGTNEIPSFVELMRYNVNTALEALK